A DNA window from Mycobacterium sp. IDR2000157661 contains the following coding sequences:
- the rplV gene encoding 50S ribosomal protein L22, whose protein sequence is MTTTTEYPTATAKARFVRVSASKARRVIDLVRGKPVTEALDILRWAPQAASEPVAKVIASAAANAQNNEGLDPSTLVVASVYADEGPTAKRIRPRAQGRAFRIRKRTSHITVIVESRPSRQERSGASGRQSADGARARRAQGSKAAAAKKAPANKAAEKKAPAKKAPENKAPAKKAPAKKAAEPTTAEASDAKEGSE, encoded by the coding sequence ATGACTACGACGACTGAATATCCCACCGCGACCGCCAAGGCGCGGTTCGTGCGTGTCTCGGCGTCCAAGGCGCGCCGGGTCATCGACCTGGTGCGTGGCAAGCCGGTCACCGAGGCGCTCGACATCCTGCGGTGGGCGCCGCAGGCCGCCAGCGAGCCGGTCGCCAAGGTGATCGCCAGCGCAGCCGCCAATGCGCAGAACAACGAGGGCCTGGACCCGTCCACCCTCGTGGTTGCCAGCGTCTACGCCGACGAGGGCCCGACCGCCAAGCGCATCCGGCCGCGCGCGCAAGGTCGTGCGTTCCGGATCCGCAAGCGCACCAGCCACATCACCGTGATCGTGGAGAGCCGGCCGAGCCGACAGGAGCGCTCCGGCGCGTCCGGCCGCCAGTCGGCCGACGGGGCTCGGGCCCGTCGCGCCCAGGGCAGCAAGGCGGCCGCCGCGAAGAAGGCGCCTGCCAACAAGGCGGCCGAGAAGAAGGCACCCGCCAAGAAGGCACCTGAGAATAAGGCGCCTGCCAAGAAGGCGCCTGCCAAGAAGGCGGCCGAACCAACGACTGCTGAAGCGTCCGATGCGAAGGAGGGCTCGGAGTAG
- the rpsS gene encoding 30S ribosomal protein S19 yields MPRSLKKGPFVDDHLLKKVDVQNEKNTKQVIKTWSRRSTIIPDFIGHTFAVHDGRKHVPVFVTESMVGHKLGEFAPTRTFKGHIKDDRKAKRR; encoded by the coding sequence ATGCCACGCAGCCTGAAGAAGGGTCCGTTCGTCGACGACCATCTGCTCAAGAAGGTCGACGTGCAGAACGAGAAGAACACGAAGCAGGTCATCAAGACCTGGTCGCGTCGGTCGACCATCATCCCCGACTTCATCGGGCACACCTTCGCGGTGCACGACGGCCGCAAGCATGTCCCGGTGTTCGTCACCGAGTCGATGGTCGGGCACAAGCTCGGCGAGTTCGCACCGACCCGCACGTTCAAGGGTCACATCAAAGACGACCGGAAGGCCAAGCGGCGATGA
- the rplW gene encoding 50S ribosomal protein L23, which produces MATVSDPRDIILSPVISEKSYGLIEDNVYTFVVHPDSNKTQIKIAVEKIFGVKVDSVNTANRQGKRKRTRTGYGRRKSTKRAIVTLAAGSKPIDLFGAPA; this is translated from the coding sequence ATGGCGACCGTGTCTGATCCCCGCGACATCATCCTGTCCCCGGTCATCTCCGAGAAGTCCTATGGGCTGATCGAGGACAACGTGTACACCTTCGTGGTGCACCCCGACTCGAACAAGACGCAGATCAAGATCGCTGTCGAGAAGATCTTCGGCGTCAAGGTCGATTCGGTGAACACCGCCAACCGCCAGGGCAAGCGCAAGCGCACCCGGACCGGCTATGGCCGGCGCAAGAGCACCAAGCGCGCCATCGTCACGCTGGCCGCCGGTAGCAAGCCCATCGACCTGTTCGGAGCGCCGGCCTAG
- the rpsC gene encoding 30S ribosomal protein S3 gives MGQKINPHGFRLGITTDWKSRWYADKQYKDYVKEDVAIRRLLATGLERAGIADVEIERTRDRVRVDIHTARPGIVIGRRGTEADRIRADLEKLTKKQVQLNILEVKNPESQAQLVAQGVAEQLSNRVAFRRAMRKAIQSAMRQPNVKGIRVQCSGRLGGAEMSRSEFYREGRVPLHTLRADIDYGLYEAKTTFGRIGVKVWIYKGDIVGGKRELAAAAPAGADRPRRERPSGTRPRRSGASGTTATSTEAGRAASGGDAGSAPASDSGTAPTGSVSPNAAAPAAAEASTSEAGTSAAAGAAAEPTTENTTKDSGS, from the coding sequence GTGGGCCAGAAAATCAATCCCCACGGCTTCCGGCTCGGTATCACCACCGACTGGAAGTCCCGGTGGTACGCCGACAAGCAGTACAAGGACTACGTCAAGGAAGACGTCGCCATCCGCCGGCTGCTGGCGACCGGTCTCGAGCGCGCGGGCATCGCCGACGTGGAGATCGAGCGCACCCGCGACCGCGTCCGCGTCGACATCCACACCGCCCGGCCCGGCATCGTGATCGGCCGGCGCGGCACCGAGGCCGACCGCATCCGCGCCGACCTGGAGAAGCTCACCAAGAAGCAGGTCCAGCTCAACATCCTCGAGGTCAAGAACCCCGAGTCGCAGGCGCAGTTGGTCGCTCAGGGCGTGGCCGAGCAATTGTCCAACCGCGTGGCGTTCCGCCGTGCGATGCGCAAGGCGATCCAGTCCGCGATGCGCCAGCCCAACGTCAAGGGCATCCGAGTGCAGTGCTCCGGCCGACTCGGCGGCGCCGAGATGAGCCGCTCGGAGTTCTACCGCGAGGGCCGGGTTCCGCTGCACACGCTGCGCGCCGATATCGACTACGGGCTCTACGAGGCGAAGACCACCTTCGGTCGCATCGGGGTCAAGGTGTGGATCTACAAGGGCGACATCGTCGGCGGCAAGCGCGAGCTGGCCGCTGCCGCGCCCGCCGGTGCGGATCGCCCGCGCCGCGAGCGCCCCTCGGGCACCCGGCCACGGCGCAGCGGCGCGTCGGGCACCACTGCGACGAGCACCGAAGCTGGTCGTGCGGCCTCCGGCGGCGATGCGGGCTCGGCGCCTGCCAGCGATAGCGGAACGGCTCCCACCGGCAGCGTCTCGCCGAATGCCGCGGCGCCTGCGGCTGCCGAGGCTTCGACATCGGAGGCAGGCACTTCGGCGGCTGCGGGTGCTGCTGCCGAACCGACCACCGAGAACACAACCAAGGATTCAGGGAGCTGA
- the rplB gene encoding 50S ribosomal protein L2, with protein sequence MAIRKYKPTTPGRRGSSVSDFAEITRDHPEKSLVRPLHGKGGRNAHGRITTRHKGGGHKRAYRVIDFRRNDKDGVNAKVAHIEYDPNRTANIALLHFLDGEKRYIIAPYGLKQGDVVESGANADIKPGNNLPLRNIPAGTLIHAVELRPGGGAKLARSAGASIQLLGKEGTYASLRMPSGEIRRVDVRCRATVGEVGNAEQANINWGKAGRMRWKGKRPTVRGVVMNPVDHPHGGGEGKTSGGRHPVSPWGKPEGRTRKPNKPSDKLIVRRRRTGKKR encoded by the coding sequence ATGGCAATTCGCAAGTACAAGCCGACGACACCCGGTCGCCGCGGTTCGAGCGTCTCGGACTTCGCCGAGATCACCCGCGACCATCCCGAGAAGTCGCTGGTTCGTCCGCTGCACGGCAAGGGCGGCCGAAACGCGCACGGCCGGATCACCACCCGGCACAAGGGCGGTGGCCACAAGCGCGCCTACCGCGTCATCGACTTCCGTCGCAACGACAAGGACGGCGTCAACGCCAAGGTCGCGCACATCGAATACGACCCCAACCGCACCGCGAACATCGCGCTTCTTCACTTCCTGGACGGCGAGAAGCGCTACATCATCGCGCCGTACGGCCTCAAGCAGGGCGACGTGGTGGAGTCCGGCGCCAACGCCGACATCAAGCCCGGCAACAACCTGCCGCTGCGCAACATCCCCGCGGGCACGCTGATCCACGCCGTGGAACTGCGTCCGGGAGGTGGCGCCAAACTCGCCCGCTCGGCCGGCGCCAGCATCCAGCTGCTGGGCAAGGAGGGCACCTACGCCTCGCTGCGTATGCCCTCCGGAGAGATCCGCCGCGTCGATGTGCGCTGTCGCGCCACCGTCGGCGAGGTGGGCAACGCCGAGCAGGCGAACATCAACTGGGGCAAGGCGGGCCGCATGCGGTGGAAGGGCAAGCGTCCCACCGTCCGCGGTGTCGTGATGAACCCGGTGGATCACCCGCACGGCGGTGGTGAGGGCAAGACCTCCGGTGGCCGTCACCCGGTGAGCCCGTGGGGCAAGCCCGAGGGGCGTACCCGCAAACCGAACAAACCGAGCGACAAGCTCATCGTCCGACGCCGGCGCACCGGCAAGAAGCGCTAG
- the rplD gene encoding 50S ribosomal protein L4 gives MAANNTEAAKALKIDVRTPAGAKDGSVELPAELFDVEPNIALMHQVVEAQRAAARQGTHSTKTRGEVRGGGKKPYRQKGTGRARQGSTRAPQFAGGGTVHGPKPRDYSQRTPKKMIAAALRGALSDRARNGRIHAITELVEGQTPSTKGAKAFLGTLTDRPQVLVVIGRSDETGAKSVRNLQGVHVISPDQLNTYDVLKADDVVFSVEALNTYIAANTADNESAEEVSA, from the coding sequence ATGGCTGCCAACAACACAGAGGCCGCGAAGGCACTGAAGATCGACGTCCGTACCCCGGCGGGTGCGAAGGACGGGTCCGTCGAGCTGCCCGCCGAGCTGTTCGACGTCGAGCCGAACATCGCGTTGATGCATCAGGTCGTCGAGGCCCAGCGCGCCGCGGCGCGACAGGGCACGCACTCGACGAAGACCCGCGGCGAAGTGCGCGGCGGTGGCAAGAAGCCGTATCGGCAGAAGGGCACCGGCCGCGCCCGCCAGGGTTCGACGCGTGCTCCGCAGTTCGCCGGCGGCGGCACCGTGCACGGCCCCAAGCCGCGCGACTACAGCCAGCGCACGCCCAAGAAAATGATCGCCGCCGCACTGCGCGGGGCACTGTCGGACCGGGCGCGAAACGGCCGCATCCACGCCATCACCGAACTGGTCGAGGGTCAGACACCGTCGACCAAGGGCGCCAAGGCGTTCCTGGGCACTCTCACCGACCGCCCGCAGGTGCTGGTGGTCATCGGCCGCAGCGACGAGACGGGCGCCAAGAGCGTGCGCAATCTGCAAGGCGTGCATGTGATCTCGCCCGACCAGCTCAACACCTACGACGTGCTCAAGGCCGACGACGTGGTCTTCAGCGTCGAGGCGCTCAACACCTACATCGCGGCGAACACCGCCGACAACGAATCCGCTGAGGAGGTATCGGCGTAG